The Penaeus vannamei isolate JL-2024 chromosome 42, ASM4276789v1, whole genome shotgun sequence genome includes the window tCGTttgctcattctctcactttctttctctctgactttgaTCCGGTTTTACGTCACGAACTCCGTCGTGAGAGCTAAGACGGTGCCTTCTTTCGGAGATCGTTGCCCCGAGTGGCTGTCCTTCCTTTTAATCTCGGACCCTTGGGTGGGATTCGAACTCGCGCACTAGGTGACCGACCCTCAAggtccccagtctctctctctatctttctttcgctctctctttctcattttttctctccctccctccatccccctctctctattttttacttgttttgtgaGTTTTGATTGTCTGTCAGCCTTTCTGTCTATGTTTTCCCTTGCCTTTGTCACCGTTCGTCTGTCTATATCTAACATCTTTCTGTGCTTGTCTGCCTGcatatctctactctctctccttccctccttctctctctctcttactcttcctccctccttccttccctccccctccctttccctctccctcatcctctcactccttccctccctccctccctgtttctattttcactaaaaagagagaaacattgaGCTCCTCCACCGGGATTCTGTTTGAGGTTGTCCAAcaatttttccttctgttttctctcttgcttgtttgatgttgtttcttgttttcgtgTTCCTCGTCTTCCGATTTCTCCTgttctgcctctgtgtctgtgtctttctctcgttttctttctcttggtatgaagataagatagatagatagataaattgaaagaCAAGAGTGTGACAGACTATTCACATTTTCAAAATTAATGTTGAGATTttgtgtcttcttttcctttggtATATAAGTATACGAGCTAAAAATACACCAAGTAATAAATTCAAGAGCGAcgctgaattttctttttttttatctctcaaaCTCATTTTTGCCGTGCTATTTTTCGGACAAATGCATGTGCTTATACTGAAGTgcgcgtttgcatgtgtgtgtgtgtttgagtgtgtgtgtgtgtgtgtgtgtgtatgtgtggatatgtatgtgagtgtatgtatgtggatatgtatgtgagtgtgtgagtgtgtgagtgtgtgtgtgtgtgtgtgtgtgtgtgtgtgtgtgtgtgtgtgtgtgtgtgtgtgtgtgtgtgtgtgtgtgtgtgtgtgtgtgtgtgtgtgtgtgtgtgtgtataaatgtatctatatgtgcgcGTGGTAAAAATACCTACAATATAAACcaagaaaagacgaaaacaaaacaaaaagtgtaACAGACACAGGACATGGTTTcctctgtctatttttatctttcatttatttttgcccACGCTGCTATTTTCGTCACtgaataattttcttcttttctctctctctctctgtccgttctTCTCTggccctttattttttatttcttcctttctttctctctctttctacatctctctctccctccctcccccctctctctctatctcttcccccccttctctctctctcccccccccccttctctctctctcttccccccttatctctctctctctcgcattcattttcatttaatttattcTCAGAGCTACACAGTCAACTCCTTCTACCTTCTTAAGTGGCATGAATCTTTGACAGCTAACCACGAGTTAGCttattaaaaaaatggaaaaaaaggcatATCTGTAGAAAACCACATATCCGACCAATCAGAAGACACGTATGCAACATGATACTGAAGCTGGGCGACACATTCATGTATAAGCTTTGCAGAGTAAAAATTCCTGTCCATGTGACGACTCGGGAACTTATTCCGCATTCTGAAATTCTTGAGAGATTCTGGCTGTCTCGCTAGCAATCTCACTGCTGTCTCACTGACAATCTCGCTGCTGACTCGCTGGCAATCTCGCTGTTGACTCGCTGGCAATCTCGCTGCTGTCTCGCTGGCAATCTCGCTGCTGACTCGCTGGCAATCTCGCTGCTGACTCGCTGGCAATCTCGCTGCTGTCTCGCTGGCAATCTCGCTGCTGACTTGCTGGCAATCTCGCTGCTGACTCGCTGGCAATCTCGCTGCTGACTCGCTGGCAATCTCGCTGCTGTCTCGCTGGCAATCTCGCTGCTGACTCGCTGGCAATCTCGCTGCTGACTCGCTGGCAATCTCGCTGCTGACTCGCTGGCAATCTCGCTGCTGACTCGCTGGCAATCTCGCTGCTGACTCGCTGGCAATCTCGCTGCTGACTCGCTGGCAATCTTGCTGCTGACTCGCTGGCAATCTCGCTGCTGTCTCGCTGGCAATCTCGCTGCTGACTTGCTGGCAATCTCGCTGCTGACTCAATGCAATCTCGCTGCTGACTCAATGCAATCTCGCTGCTGACTCGCTGGCAATCTCGCTGCTGACTCGCTGGCAATCTCGCTGCTGACTCGCTGGCAATCTCGCTGCTGACTCGCTGGCAATCTCGCTGCTGACTCGCTGGCAATCTCGCTGCTGACTCGCTGGCAATCTCGCTGCTGACTCGCTGGCAATCTCGCTGCTGACTCGCTGGCAATCTCGCTGCTGACTCGCTGGCAATCTCGCTGCTGTCTCGCTGGCAATCTCGCTGCTGTCTCGCTGGCAATCTCGCTGCTGACTCGCTGGCAATCTCGCTGCTGACTCGCTGGCAATCTCGCTGCTGACTCGCTGGCAATCTCGCTGCTGACTCGCTGGCAATCTCGCTGCTGACTCGCTGGCAATCTCGCTGCTGACTCGCTGGCAATCTCGCTGCTGACTCGCTGGCAATCTCGCTGCTGACTCGCTGGCAATCTAACTGCTGACTCGCTGGCAATCTAACTGCTGACTCGCTGGCAATCTCGCTGCTGACTCGCTGGCAATCTCGCTGCTGACTCGCTGGCAATCTCGCTGCTGACTCGCTGGCAATCTCGCTGCTGTCTCGCTGGCAATCTCGCTGCTGACTCGCTGGCAATCTCGCTGCTGACTCGCTGGCAATCTCGCTGCTGACTCGCTGGCAATCTCGCTGCTGACTCGCTGGCAATCTCGCTGCTGACTCGCTGGCAATCTCGCTGCTGACTCGCTGGCAATCTCGCTGCTGACTCGCTGGCAATCTCGCTGCTGACTCGCTGGCAATCTCGCTGCTGACTCGCTGGCAATCTCGCTGCTGACTCGCTGGCAATCTCGCTGTTGACTCGCTGGCAATCTCGCTGCTGACTCGCTGGCAATCTCGCTGCTGACTCGCTGGCAATCTCGCTACTGACTCGCTGGTAATCTCGCTGCTGACTCGCTGGCAATCTCGCTGCTGACTCGCTGGCAATCTCGCTGCTGACTCGCTGGCAATCTCGCTGCTGACTCGCTGGCAATCTCGCTGCTGACTCGCTGGCAATCTCGCTGCTGACTCGCTGGCAATCTCGCTGCTGACTCGCTGGCAATCTCGCTGCTGACTCGCTGGCAATCACGCTGCTGACTCGCTGGCAATCTCGCTGCTGACTCGCTGGCAATCTTGCTGCTGACTCGCTGGCAATCTCACTGGCTGTCTCTCTGCTGTTTTGCTAGCAATCTCACTGGCTGTCTCTCTGGCAATCTCTGCTGTTTCGCTGGTAATATCACTGGCTGTCTTGTTGGCAATCTAACTGCTGTCTCGCTGGCAATCTCACAGCTATCTCGCTGACAATCTCACAGCTATCTCGCTGGCAATCTGACTGCTGTCTCGCTGGTAATCTCACAGCTATCTCGCTGGCAATCCCATAGCTATCTCGCTGACAATCTCACTGGCTGTCTCACCTGGCAATCTCACAGCTGTCTAGCTAGCAATCTCACAGTTATCCCGTAAGCAATCTCCCTGCTATCTCATAGCGATCTCGCTAGAAATCTCAGCTATATCGCTGGCAAATTCACTGATGTTTCACTGGCAATCTCACTGCTATCTCGCAGGCAATCTTACTGTCTATCTTGTAAACAATCTCATTGCTATCTCGCTGGCAATCCCACTGCGATCTCACTGGCGTTGGAGTTGGCTTTTTGACTTCGCCGAGAGCCCCTCTGCGTCCATACGATGCTAGGCTCTTGAGataattcctcctccttcttgaatTAGCGCTCTGGCCTTGTATTTCGTTGGCAAGAGACAAGTGCGTAGCTTAGTATTGGGTGTTCTAGCAGTGTGTGGTTCggtttcttcgtcgtctttttcttcttcttcttcttcttcttttctctctttttgtttagaTTCTGTCGGTAAATGTTGCGAGTACCTGCGCGTAAGAtggcttcctctctccttcctcttaattTCTGTGGGTTTTGGCTGCACGGAAAGACCACCTCTCATACCCCTATAATGTTGGTCTTGACATTGGGCTGGCATGAGGGATATTAAGGACCTTGCGGGATAAAATATGAGAGAGTATATGCTGCCGCCTCCCCCCAGTCCCCGCCATTAAAGACATTTTTTCTTAATACACGGTAATGTGGAACATGATATATTAACCTGTAAGTGGCAATGGATGCTGCCTCATGTAACTGGGTAGAAGGAGCTGGTGGCACTAACCACTCTCCCTGTAAAGTAACCCATGAGCAGCTTGAGCAAAGCATAGTTCAATAAGGTTCACATGATTGCCACGATAAGCCTGAGTAATGTCGGAGAACGCTCAAGCAGTCCTTCACACCCTGCCATCTCGACACCTAGAAGCGCCGTCGCGTCGCCCGGCCACCGGTAGACCCCGTGTTATTGCGGTTGTGGACCCCGTGTCACTAATCTTCCAAACGAAGAGAAACTCGCACACCTATTCTATTATTAACTCAATAGATGGCACTGCATACAGTATGATTATTATGTGACACTGTATGCCATCTATTGTCAGATACTGGAATTCTCGACACGGTTTTGTGCCGCTCTCTGCATCTCCATCTTATTGTCTTTTCGTGATCTACGCATTCCAGTAGAATTCGCTATCATTGTGCACTCCACCAGTCCCTCTTCAAGGAATACAAGGTCAGGAGTACATCAGCCTTCCTGATGCCCACGGTGTATAAGGCGGGGATTGGGGGTCTCACAGATCAGGGAAGTTTCGTTTCCCCAATAGTACACTGTTCGGTGGCCGAGTGCAGATCAGTATACCGCTAGATTACACTAATACAAAAGTTTGATATGATATCCACACTCAATTCCTTAAATGGATTAggatcgttttctttttcaaaagGATTTATTTATAATTCAATGTTGGGTATTATTGGAAATATAACCCCACACCTACTTCACTTCACGAGTATTTGTGTTTTAATCTATATTCAGATACTGAATAGTGGGTGTGAtaactataattttcattctgaaataaaacaagaagacatgttggagggtgggggcattttcaaaattatttcttACCTGTAACAAGATATCGGAGAGTCACAGCTAGTCGTTCTTCTGGAGATACTGCCTTTCTCATATTTGTATCACTTTTGCAAATGAGAGGCATCACTAGTTGCAGTAATTCACAAAAACGATTTCTTGTCATCCTCGTAAAGTCGTAGTACCCTTGATGGTCCTCTAAACGGAGTTCCTGCAGCTGTGTATGGTATAAACTTATGCTATTTCTTCTCTGCAACCACGAACGAAACCACATACGCCTTTTGCGTAACCGTTCAGCCTCCATTGTAGCTGCAGATGACAAAATACTTGCGAGGAGGGTCGCGCGGGAAATTCTCCTGGACGCCATGCTTGTCACTGAAATCGCGCGCATTGGCGATGGTTCTTTTGCCTCCGCGTGACCAGCAAGTTGGGAAACCGCAGACAAATCGCTCTTAagttaaagaatctgagcttaccaaatagtagaacacatcattctataccattttctccgcaaattgataataacggtattgTGGAGGGTataaatccacgatttccaggagccgcagtaacttACGCCTCCGGTGTCGCGACAAAATGACACAAAAGTCGTTAAGACTGACGGAAAATCGGacagatttgtagcggatgacgtatgcgagggaaatcaattGAGcaaattagattcgtgcgtgagcGTGACGTGAACATATACagtcaatagaaccaatcagatatgaaatagatcatcacgtgacaatagaagctg containing:
- the LOC138860653 gene encoding kinesin-like protein K39 produces the protein MLCSSCSWVTLQGEWLVPPAPSTQLHEAASIATYRRRNYLKSLASYGRRGALGEVKKPTPTPVRSQWDCQRDSNEIVYKIDTSQQRDCQRVSSEIASESAARLPASQQRDCQRVSSEIASESAARLPASQQRDCQRVSSEITSESVARLPASQQRDCQRVSSEIASESTARLPASQQRDCQRVSSEIASESAARLPASQQRDCQRVSSEIASESAARLPASQQRDCQRVSSEIASESAARLPASQQRDCQRDSSEIASESAARLPASQQRDCQRVSSEIASESAVRLPASQQLDCQRVSSEIASESAARLPASQQRDCQRVSSEIASESAARLPASQQRDCQRVSSEIASESAARLPARQQRDCQRDSSEIASESAARLPASQQRDCQRVSSEIASESAARLPASQQRDCQRVSSEIASESAARLPASQQRDCQRVSSEIALSQQRDCIESAARLPASQQRDCQRDSSEIASESAARLPASQQRDCQRVSSEIASESAARLPASQQRDCQRVSSEIASESAARLPARQQRDCQRVSSEIASESAARLPASQQRDCQRDSSEIASESAARLPASQQRDCQRDSSEIASESTARLPASQQRDCQ